The following are encoded in a window of Chaetodon auriga isolate fChaAug3 chromosome 24, fChaAug3.hap1, whole genome shotgun sequence genomic DNA:
- the LOC143316745 gene encoding serine/threonine-protein phosphatase PP1-beta catalytic subunit, which produces MAEGELDVDSLISRLLEVRGCRPGKIVQMTEAEVRGLCIKSREIFLSQPILLELEAPLKICGDIHGQYTDLLRLFEYGGFPPEANYLFLGDYVDRGKQSLETICLLLAYKIKYPENFFLLRGNHECASINRIYGFYDECKRRFNIKLWKTFTDCFNCLPIAAIVDEKIFCCHGGLSPDLQSMEQIRRIMRPTDVPDTGLLCDLLWSDPDKDVQGWGENDRGVSFTFGADVVSKFLNRHDLDLICRAHQVVEDGYEFFAKRQLVTLFSAPNYCGEFDNAGGMMSVDETLMCSFQILKPSEKKAKYQYGGMNSGRPVTPPRTAQPPKKR; this is translated from the exons TGCGAGGATGTCGTCCAGGCAAGATTGTCCAGATGACGGAGGCTGAGGTGCGAGGCCTCTGCATCAAGTCGCGGGAGATCTTCCTCAGTCAGCCCATCCTTCTGGAGCTGGAGGCTCCGCTCAAAATCTGTG GCGATATTCACGGACAGTACACAGACCTGCTGAGGCTCTTCGAGTACGGCGGCTTCCCCCCAGAGGCCAACTACCTGTTCCTGGGCGACTACGTGGACAGAGGGAAGCAGTCTCTGGAGAccatctgcctgctgctggcCTACAAGATCAAATACCCCGAAAACTTCTTCCTGCTCAGGGGCAACCATGAGTGTGCCTCCATCAACCGCATCTACGGCTTCTACGACGAGT GTAAACGCAGATTCAACATCAAGCTGTGGAAGACGTTCACCGACTGCTTCAACTGCCTGCCCATTGCTGCCATAGTGGACGAGAAGATCTTCTGCTGTCACGGAG GTCTCTCTCCAGACCTGCAGTCTATGGAGCAGATCAGACGCATCATGAGACCCACAGATGTGCCTGACACAG GCCTCCTGTGTGACCTGCTGTGGTCGGATCCAGACAAGGATGTCCAGGGCTGGGGCGAGAACGACCGCGGCGTCTCTTTCACCTTTGGCGCCGATGTGGTCAGCAAGTTCCTCAACCGCCACGACCTGGACCTCATCTGCAGAGCCCACcag GTGGTAGAAGATGGTTATGAGTTCTTTGCAAAGCGGCAGCTGGTGACTCTGTTCTCAGCTCCCAACTACTGCGGAGAGTTCGACAATGCCGGCGGCATGATGAGCGTGGATGAAACCCTGATGTGCTCCTTCCAG ATCCTGAAGCCATCTGAGAAGAAAGCCAAGTACCAGTACGGAGGGATGAACTCGGGTCGGCCCGTCACTCCTCCCCGCACAGCCCAACCTCCAAAGAAACGATGA
- the LOC143316744 gene encoding equilibrative nucleoside transporter 2-like translates to MKGQTDAPQDRGCLVGIIFFILGLGTLLPWNFFMTASLYFQGRLNTTEWSNGTAVVRKEYYFNNWMTLLSQLPLLLFTLLNSFLYQRISEAIRIAGSLVFVLLLFIFTAALVKVPMEEDRFFSITMATIWFINSFGAVLQGSLFGLVGLLPQKYSAVFMSGQGLAGTFAAIAMLIAIGSEADSESAALGYFITPCVGTLVTLFSYLLLPRLEFARYHLNKSSKYEASTTDELLKESSTVENGKLNGHANGSAGGSPAEAEADPGADGTKHAFLSLEQGEKRQAKASVREVFKKIWVMAFCVTFVFTVTLSVFPAVTADVRTSFSAKWERFFISVCCFLTFNINDWLGRTITTVIRWPCKESRLFPVLVVSRVVFIPLLMLCNVQSRSYLPVYFSHDVAFTAIMVFFSLSSGYFVALSMTYAPQLVEPKDAETAGALMTFFLALGLSIGAALSFPLRALV, encoded by the exons ATGAAGGGACAAACAGATGCTCCTCAGGATCG GGGCTGCTTGGTGGGCATCATTTTCTTCATTCTGGGCTTGGGAACGCTGCTGCCATGGAATTTCTTCATGACTGCCTCATTG TATTTCCAAGGCCGCCTAAACACGACAGAATGGAGCAACGGCACAGCGGTGGTCCGCAAGGAGTACTACTTCAACAACTGGATGACCCTGCTGTCCCAGCTGCCCCTGCTGCTGTTCACCCTGCTCAACTCCTTCCTCTACCAGAG gATCTCCGAGGCGATACGCATTGCAGGTAGCCTGGTTtttgtcctgctgctcttcatcttcacagcAGCGCTCGTCAAAGTGCCCATGGAGGAAGACCGCTTCTTCTCCATCACCATGGCTACTATCTGGTTCATCAACT CGTTCGGCGCCGTGCTGCAGGGCAGTCTGTTTGGCCTGGTGGGTCTGCTGCCTCAGAAGTACAGCGCCGTCTTCATGAGCGGCCAGGGCCTCGCCGGAACCTTCGCTGCCATCGCCATGCTAATAGCTATAGGCA gtGAGGCAGACTCTGAGTCGGCAGCGTTGGGTTACTTCATCACGCCATGTGTGGGGACGCTGGTCACACTCTTCAGCTATCTGCTGCTGCCCCGCCTG GAGTTTGCCCGCTATCACCTGAACAAAAGCAGCAAGTACGAGGCAAGCACCACAGATGAGCTGCTGAAAG agagcagcacagtggaGAACGGCAAGCTGAACGGCCACGCTAACGGCTCAGCTGGCGGCAGTCCAGCCGAGGCCGAGGCGGACCCCGGCGCAGACGGGACCAAGCACGCCTTCCTGTCACTGGAGCAGGGCGAGAAGCGCCAAGCCAAGGCCTCGGTCAGAGAGGTCTTCAAAAAG atctGGGTGATGGCGTTCTGCGTGACCTTCGTGTTCACGGTCACTCTGTCCGTCTtccctgctgtcactgcagacgTCAGAACGTCATTCTCAGCAAAATGGG AGCGCTTCTTTATATCCGTGTGCTGCTTCTTGACTTTCAACATAAACGACTGGCTTGGCAGGACCATCACCACCGTGATCCGCTGG ccttgCAAAGAGTCTCGTTTGTTCCCGGTGCTGGTCGTCTCCAGGGTGGTGTTCATCCCTCTGCTGATGCTCTGTAACGTCCAGAGTCGCTCCTACCTTCCCGTCTACTTCTCCCACGATGTTGCTTTCACTGCCATCATGGTTTTCTTCTCGCTGTCCAGCGGCTACTTTGTTGCCCTCTCCATGACTTACGCACCACA GTTGGTGGAGCCGAAGGACGCAGAGACCGCAGGAGCCCTGATGACCTTCTTCTTGGCCCTGGGTCTGTCCATAGGAGCCGCCCTGTCCTTCCCTCTGCGAGCACTGGTCtag